The following proteins are encoded in a genomic region of Methylococcales bacterium:
- a CDS encoding DUF2058 domain-containing protein, which yields MAKSLQEQLLGAGLTNKAKAKTSKTNKRKQTQAQRKNKLVVVDETAEAMKLAKLKLIEKDKVLNLQKQQIAAKKALVAQVKQLIESKKIPQDKEGGAYNFSDGSKVKKIYVSDEVRDQLVKGRLAIVKIEKSYEIVTAEVAEKIHQRDENCVLLLNEGTSLETLDENDPYADYQVPDDLIW from the coding sequence GTGGCAAAATCATTACAAGAGCAATTATTAGGTGCAGGGTTGACGAATAAGGCGAAAGCTAAAACGTCTAAAACCAATAAACGCAAACAAACCCAAGCACAGCGTAAAAATAAACTAGTTGTGGTTGATGAAACCGCAGAAGCGATGAAGCTGGCTAAATTAAAGCTTATTGAAAAAGATAAGGTTTTAAACTTACAAAAACAACAAATAGCGGCTAAAAAAGCCCTTGTGGCTCAAGTTAAGCAGTTAATTGAGTCTAAAAAGATTCCGCAAGATAAAGAAGGGGGCGCTTATAATTTTAGTGACGGTTCTAAAGTTAAAAAGATTTATGTGAGTGATGAAGTGAGGGATCAACTTGTTAAGGGACGTTTAGCCATTGTTAAAATAGAAAAATCGTATGAAATTGTAACGGCTGAAGTCGCTGAGAAAATTCATCAGCGTGATGAAAATTGTGTCTTATTATTAAATGAAGGGACTTCTTTAGAGACATTAGATGAAAATGATCCTTATGCGGATTATCAAGTGCCTGATGATTTAATTTGGTAG